The following coding sequences lie in one Cloeon dipterum chromosome 1, ieCloDipt1.1, whole genome shotgun sequence genomic window:
- the Sbds gene encoding ribosome maturation protein SBDS has product MSKIFTPTNQIRLTNVAVVRMKKGGKRFEIACYKNKVLSWRSKVEKDIDEVLQTHTVFENVSKGKAAKKEDLIKAFNKEDQTEICKEILAHGELQVSDKERHAQLESTYKDIANTVAEMCVNPETKRPYPVTMIEKAMKDVHFSVKPNRNTKQQALEVIPTLKESLPLERAQMRIKLTLPSKEAKKLKEKVVACAAKIEKEDWNSDELIITCLIDPGHYRTLDELIRTGTRGQGSMELLSLKEVTEGDELFT; this is encoded by the exons ATGTCGAAAATCTTCACACCCACTAATCAAATTCGGCTGACCAATGTGGCAGTCGTAAGGATGAAAAAGGGTGGTAAGCGGTTTGAGATCGCGTGCTACAAAAACAAGGTTCTTTCGTGGAGGAGCAAAGT AGAGAAAGACATTGATGAAGTCCTACAAACACACACTGTCTTTGAGAACGTTAGCAAAGGTAAAGCTGCAAAGAAAGAGGACTTAATAAAGGCATTCAACAAGGAGGACCAGACGGAAATCTGCAAAGAAATCCTGGCCCATGGAGAGTTGCAAGTGTCCGACAAAGAGCGGCATGCGCAACTGGAGTCGACTTATAAAGACATTGCAAACACGGTTGCAG AAATGTGTGTTAATCCGGAAACAAAAAGGCCATATCCTGTGACAATGATCGAAAAGGCAATGAAGGATGTACATTTTTCTGTGAAACCAAATAGAAATACTAAACAGCAG gcTTTGGAGGTTATCCCAACTTTAAAGGAATCGTTGCCCCTGGAAAGGGCTCAGATGAGGATAAAACTGACCCTTCCATCAAAAGAAGCGAagaagttaaaagaaaaagtggTTGCGTGTGctgctaaaattgaaaaagaagacTGGAATTCGGATGAGCTCATTatt ACCTGCTTGATTGACCCTGGGCACTACCGGACGCTCGATGAACTGATCAGAACAGGAACCAGAGGACAAGGCAGCATGGAACTTCTCAGTCTTAAGGAAGTTACTGAGGGAGATGAATTATTCACTTAA
- the LOC135948463 gene encoding uncharacterized protein LOC135948463 gives MEEENREKEASLILHSMLTTRREQQLQPQVVPLECEASSSTNDQQLAAMAGAEDEDDDVNVMETDDDDFVVSAAKDTESDDERKEQAKINSKKGLRKKRKISDYVAQGIDPTKLEDNVDEVVSRFNLGCECVESNCFKNLNAELVYKHRLNIAELTKAEQDMYLMGVTMASLTNPETTAKLKERQRLRAQYVYQGRKVCLDAFLYLENCTHYQLKRIRKHVMTHGVVPRTHGNLGKKPHNTFSLEIYRHANDFIESYIEPYSIQTNTQSKSKNAKKKITITLPQRITRKTLHNEYKEYCEKLSTNSKTMGYSSFRHFISEQFPNIRFVKNDVGVPKPANLELYEPKVIETEEQPQHPPPHPSSMPAPEPAQKELRQEETLVLPQVSTAQLLGTQQAVAHPTIIMDGGTNTTFTTPAGNTYVITQVLPTSFCQVPATFQTVSIAADSQTVQPTTFTFTTT, from the exons ATGGAGGAAGAAAATCGAGAGAAAGAGGCGAGTTTAATCTTGCACTCGATGCTGACCACGAGGCGAGAGCAGCAGCTTCAGCCTCAGGTTGTGCCCTTGGAATGCGAGGCCTCCAGCAGCACCAACGACCAGCAACTGGCAGCAATGGCTGGGGCTGAAGACGAGGACGACGACGTCAACGTCATGGAGACAGATGACGATGATTTCGTCGTGTCTGCCGCTAAGGATACTGAGAGCGACGACGAGAGAAAAGAACAAGCCAAGATTAATAGCAAAAAAGGACtgagaaagaaaaggaaaatttctgACTACGTCGCCCAGGGCATCGATCCTACTAAGCTGGAAGACAATGTCGAcgag GTTGTGAGCAGATTCAATCTTGGCTGCGAGTGCGTCGAGTCGAACTGCTTTAAAAACCTGAACGCCGAGCTGGTCTACAAGCACAGACTGAACATCGCAGAACTGACCAAAGCCGAGCAAGACATGTACCTAATGGGCGTCACGATGGCCAGTCTCACAAACCCTGAGACGACGGCCAAGCTGAAGGAGCGCCAGAGACTCAGGGCGCAGTACGTTTACCAGGGACGGAAGGTGTGTTTGGACGCCTTTCTTTACTTGGAGAACTGCACCCACTACCAGCTGAAGAGGATCAGGAAGCACGTGATGACGCATGGAGTTGTGCCAAGAACCCATGGAAATTtag GTAAAAAACCACACAACACTTTCTCCCTGGAAATCTACCGGCACGCAAACGATTTTATTGAGAGTTACATTGAGCCGTATTCAATACAAACAAACACTCAAAGCAAGTCAAAGaatgcaaaaaagaaaatcaccaTCACCCTACCTCAGAGGATCACCAGGAAAACTTTGCATAACGAGTACAAGGAGTACTGCGAAAAGCTGAGCACCAACTCGAAG ACGATGGGTTACTCTTCCTTCCGGCACTTTATCAGCGAGCAATTCCCCAACATCCGTTTTGTAAAGAACGACGTGGGCGTGCCAAAGCCTGCTAACCTGGAGTTGTACGAGCCGAAAGTGATCGAGACCGAGGAGCAACCTCAGCATCCACCGCCACACCCAAGCAGCATGCCGGCCCCTGAGCCGGCCCAAAAGGAGCTGCGGCAGGAGGAGACCCTGGTGCTGCCGCAGGTGTCGACAGCCCAGCTGCTGGGCACGCAGCAGGCGGTGGCTCACCCGACCATCATCATGGACGGCGGCACCAACACCACCTTCACGACGCCCGCCGGCAACACCTATGTCATCACGCAGGTGCTGCCCACCAGCTTCTGCCAGGTGCCGGCCACCTTCCAGACAGTCAGTATCGCTGCTGACAGCCAGACCGTTCAGCCGACCACCTTCACCTTCACAACTACTTAA
- the LOC135948431 gene encoding guanine nucleotide exchange factor DBS-like isoform X4 codes for MVDVDYELTLCDVADVLRGRYAIITGGKSRDGRPLITFPDLGNFSLLEDEDYQRLMVYLTSVPSMQEADVGFVLVIDRRNDKWNSVKTVLLKISGFFPGLIHVAYVLRPAGFLQKAISEVSNKLFKDEFKFHMQICNSVEELHEYIDVSQLTPDLSGTLPYSNEEWLQQRFALEKFSAVTNEVSRLLHDFTQRIQEAGFPNDVATTTKVITEQEDEYTELKEQILDAAKHGENLLSEIRQSPQSQSILADSHQSDAYQTFPDRISNVSAVERLLVQLEETERTFDDFWQSHYIKMSQCLELRQFEQNFRELQTKFDDHLGVISHMTEIGESVNRVDYLIHEASEFERKCLFDLERADELQGIGTELMASRHYGMDSIRPKCVELCRMAQNLGERLQHRLALLAKCRELQERIERANKWCAEGIEMLAQPVEKQSTPEQAEQALVELEAFNAAGAEWGAVNSIDLKQTFKDVITPETKALVQQVVTRVEDVLMMVDRRHEMLKKLAIKPAPKPVQQVNPEPAMPLAGSYSSGSSDDSNQPPINSNFKRTRVIRKESSSDVSSLAKGNNTQRTTEWPDSSSPDSEVSNHDHEVLKTKRGHVLTELLDTERTYVTEMLSILKGYRDELLLAEKEGRAPVLLYGKSDVLFGNLEDLHRFHADIFLTDLENCITTPELVGLCFVQRRESFHRMYSSYCQNIPRSEALRQAAGEQQCAFFKECQQKLDHKLPLGAYLLKPVQRITKYQLLLKDLLRYSEDLPNCLKELQSALDCMLVVLKCVNDSMHQISITGFWGNLMEQGELLMQGQFNMWVENKKDRLRELRLKPMQRQIFLYEKSILFCKRVGREPDTATYQFKTFLQMSQVGLTENVRGSKGDQRKLELWLQGRQEVYTVQAQTMQQKEAFLKAIKQVLLSQLEQLKGDAQKKLQRGLSQNAIPAQRPLRQTTSWESQAGQAITCIPTSNVTVVIPVHNNNGMRRRSSRHMSTDASSAACAAERDEDEAGWSSDYSNSDEEECNQDPFGAESSETAAKKFTALADYCAMGSSEVTMHEGDVIELLKVGCAGWWFVKVLGTQQEGWAPSAYLEVVGGKKLSRHSSPSVSSQDSGMGTNGRGPP; via the exons ATGGTGGACGTTGATTACGAACTAACTCTCTGCGATGTCGCCGATGTTTTACGCGGCAGATACGCGATCATCACAG GTGGCAAATCCCGAGATGGACGGCCACTTATTACTTTCCCAGACCTGGGAAACTTCTCCTTGCTGGAGGACGAAGATTACCAGCGTCTTATGGTGTACCTGACCTCTGTTCCCTC taTGCAAGAGGCAGATGTGGGTTTCGTTTTGGTGATAGACAGACGAAATGACAAGTGGAACTCTGTAAAAACGGTTCTGCTCAAAATCTca GGTTTCTTTCCTGGCCTTATACATGTGGCTTACGTCCTGCGTCCGGCAGGATTTCTGCAGAAAGCCATCTCTGAAGTTAGCAACAAACTGTTCAAAGacgaattcaaatttcat ATGCAAATCTGTAATAGCGTGGAGGAGCTGCACGAGTATATCGATGTCAGCCAACTGACCCCTGACCTCTCAGGTACTCTTCCCTACAGCAACGAGGAATGGCTTCAGCAGAGATTT gcCCTGGAGAAATTCTCGGCTGTGACGAATGAAGTGTCGAGGCTGCTGCATGACTTCACGCAGCGAATACAGGAGGCCGGTTTTCCTAATGACGTCGCCACCACTACCAAAGTGATCACTGAGCAG GAGGACGAGTACACAGAGCTTAAGGAACAAATTTTGGACGCTGCCAAGCACGGTGAAAATTTGCTTTCTGAAATAAGACAATCACCTCAGTCGCAAAGCATATTAGCCGACTCCCATCAAAGTGATGCTTATCAAACATTCCCAGACAGAATTTCTAATGTCTCAGCAGTCGAGAG ATTACTGGTGCAGTTGGAAGAGACTGAAAGAACGTTCGACGACTTCTGGCAAAGTCACTACATTAAGATGAGCCAGTGTCTCGAGCTGCGGCAGTTTGAGCAGAACTTCAGAGAGCTGCAGACCAAGTTCGATGACCACCTTGGCGTCATCAGCCACATGACCGAAATCGGCGAGTCTGTCAATCGAGTCGACTATCTGATCCACGAAGCGAGCGAATTCGAAAGGAAATGCCTG TTCGACTTGGAGCGTGCCGACGAGCTGCAAGGCATTGGCACCGAACTGATGGCCAGCAGACACTACGGCATGGACTCGATCAGGCCAAAGTGCGTCGAGCTGTGCAGAATGGCCCAGAATTTGGGCGAGCGGCTGCAGCACCGGCTGGCCCTCTTGGCAAAGTGCAGGGAGCTCCAGGAACGAATAGAAAGG gCCAACAAATGGTGCGCTGAGGGCATTGAAATGTTGGCTCAGCCAGTGGAGAAACAATCGACCCCCGAGCAGGCGGAACAAGCTCTAGTAGAGTTGGAGGCTTTTAATGCTGCTGGGGCAGAATGGGGTGCTGTCAATTCCATCGACTTGAAGCAAACCTTCAAAGACGTAATCACGCCAGAGACAAAGGCACTAGTGCAGCAG GTTGTGACCAGGGTGGAAGACGTACTGATGATGGTCGACCGGCGGCATGAGATGCTGAAGAAACTGGCCATCAAACCAGCACCGAAACCTGTGCAGCAGGTCAACCCTGAGCCTGCCATGCCCCTGGCAGGGTCCTACAGCAGCGGCAGCTCAGACGACTCCAACCAGCCGCCCATCAACTCGAATTTCAAGAGGACCAGAGTCATAAGA AAGGAGTCATCCAGCGACGTCAGCAGCTTGGCCAAAGGGAACAATACCCAACGGACTACAGAATGGCCCGATTCCTCCTCGCCTGACAGTGAAGTGTCCAATCACGACCACgaggtgctgaaaaccaaGCGTGGCCACGTGTTAACTGAGCTTCTGGACACTGAGAGAACCTACGTCACTGAAATGCTCAGCATATTGAAG GGTTACCGTGACGAATTACTCCTAGCTGAAAAAGAAGGACGTGCTCCAGTTCTGCTTTACGGCAAATCTGACGTACTTTTTGGCAACCTGGAAGACTTGCATCGATTCCACGCAGACATATTCCTGACAGACCTGGAAAACTGCATTACCACCCCTGAACTCGTTGGGCTGTGCTTTGTGCAAAGG CGGGAGTCATTTCACCGTATGTACAGCTCGTATTGCCAAAACATTCCGCGGTCAGAAGCACTGCGACAAGCCGCTGGAGAGCAGCAGTGTGCCTTCTTCAAAGAGTGTCAGCAGAAACTGGACCACAAGCTGCCACTGGGAGCGTACCTTCTCAAACCGGTGCAGCGTATCACAAAGTACCAACTGCTGCTCAAGGACCTGCTCCGCTACTCCGAGGACTTGCCCAACTGTCTGAAAGAGTTGCAAAGCGCGCTGGACTGCATGCTGGTCGTACTCAAGTGCGTCAACGACAGCATGCACCAAATTTCCATTACTGGATTTTGg GGCAACTTGATGGAGCAAGGCGAGCTGCTGATGCAGGGCCAGTTTAACATGTGGGTGGAGAACAAGAAAGATCGTCTAAGAGAATTAAGGCTGAAACCCATGCAGCGGCAAATTTTCCTCTACGAAAAGTCCATTTTATTCTGCAAGAGGGTGGGTCGCGAGCCTGACACCGCAACCTACCAGTTTAAGACTTTCCTTCAG ATGTCGCAAGTTGGTCTGACTGAAAATGTGCGAGGTTCGAAAGGGGACCAAAGGAAGCTGGAGCTGTGGCTGCAAGGCAGACAAGAAGTTTACACCGTGCAGGCACAAACAATGCAGCAGAAAGAGGCGTTTCTGAAGGCCATCAAGCAAGTGCTGCTGAGCCAGCTGGAGCAACTGAAAGGGGACGCCCAGAAGAAGCTGCAGCGAGGACTATCTCAAAATGCCATACCAGCTCAAAG GCCACTACGTCAAACGACCTCGTGGGAGAGCCAAGCAGGCCAAGCCATCACCTGCATTCCAACTTCGAACGTAACGGTAGTCATCCCTGTGCACAACAACAACGGCATGAGAAGACGCAGTAGTAGGCACATGAGCACGGACGCATCATCCGCCGCCTGTGCGGCGGAGAGAGATGAAGACGAAGCGGGCTGGAGCTCAGATTACAGCAACAGCGACGAGGAAGAGTGCAATCAGGACCCCTTTGGGGCCGAGTCATCTGAG ACTGCtgccaaaaaatttacagcgttAGCTGATTACTGTGCCATGGGCAGCTCAGAGGTCACGATGCACGAGGGAGACGTGATCGAGTTGCTAAAAGTCGGATGTGCCGGTTGGTGGTTCGTTAAAGTTTTAG GAACTCAACAAGAGGGCTGGGCCCCCTCTGCCTACTTGGAGGTGGTCGGCGGCAAGAAGTTGAGCAGACACAGCTCGCCGTCGGTTAGCAGCCAGGACAGTGGCATGGGCACCAACGGCCGCGGACCGCCCTGA